The Corallococcus soli region GGTGGGGGCGTCGCAGGGTGGGGGCTATCCCGACCGGCTCGCCTCCCGCCTGCGGCAGGCCGGCCTGCCGGTGGGCCACACCAACCTGGGGCAGAGCGGCGCGCGCGTGCGCGACGTCGTCAACAGCGCCCTCAAGCGCGTCGTGGCCCTGCAGCCCACGCTCATCACCCTGGGCGTGGGCACCAACGACCTCTGGCGCGGCACCGAGGTGGCGGAGTACCAGGACGACCTGGACCGCATCGCCCGCCGGTTGAAGCAGACCGGCGCGTCCATGGTGGTGGTGAACCTGGCCGACATGGCGCTCGCGCCCATCGCGAAGCTGGTGCCCAGCGCGCTGTACGAAGGGCGCATCGAGCCCTTCAACGAAGCCATCGCCACGGTGGCGCGCGCGCACGGGCTCCACCTGGTGGACCTGTACACGGCCAGCCGCGAGCTGATCCCCCGGCGGCGGGACTTCTTCAGCTCGGACGGCTTCCACCCGTCCGCGGAGGGCTACGAGGAGTGGGCGGACCTGATGCTGCCCACGGTGCGCACGCTCATCCAGCGCTGAGCCGGGGGCGTCCGCGCCTCACGCCTTGGCGATGCCCGAGGGCGCCGGGGGCGTGGTCGGCGCGTCAGTGGGCGGGGCGGTGATGCTGCGCTCGCGGCCGGGGTGCATCTCCATGCCGGGCTCGAAGGTCGTCACGCGGTTGCGGCCCGTGCGCTTGCTGCAATAGAGCGCCGAGTCCGCGCAATCCACCAGCGCCTCCTGCGAGTTCGCGTCCGTGGGGAAGTGCGCGACGCCGATGGACACCGTGACGTGGTTGCCGGGCAGGCCCGGACGCCCCAGCGTGCCGGACTCCGCCACCGCGCGGCGCAGCGTCTCCGCGACCTCGAACGCCGTCGACTTGGAGACCTGGGGCAGCAGCAGTACGAACTCCTCGCCGCCATAGCGCCCCAGCGTGTCCACCTTGCGGGCGCGGGTGCGCAGCACCTCGGAGACCCGGCGCAGCGTCTCGTCCCCCGCGCGGTGTCCGGCCAGGTCGTTGAGGCGCTTGAAGTGGTCCACGTCCACCATCAGCAGCGCCAGCGGCACGCCGAAGCGCTGGGCCCGCGCCAGCTCCAGGTCCAACCGCTGGAAGAGGTGGCGCCGGTTGGGCACGCCCGTGAGCGCGTCCGTCAGCGTGAGCTTCACCGTCTCCGCGTGCAGGCGCGCGTTCGTCACCGCCGTGGCCGCCTGATCCGCCACCGCCGTGAAGAGTTCAATCTCCTCCGCGGCGAAGCACGCCGTCTCCGGCCGCTGGAAGTTGATGACGCCCAGGAGCGTCTCCGCGTGCACCATGGGCACCGCCAGCAGCGAGCCCTGCTCGGAGCCGCCGCGCAGGCCGCGCCGGGCGAAGATGCTGGTGCCGTCGGTGAGGTCCGGCAGGTACACCGCCTTGCGCGTCTGGGCGGCCCGGCCGCACGCTCCCTCGCCCACGGCGAAGGTGTGGCCCTCCAGGCCCCGGCCCTGCGGCCACGCGTGCTTCACCTCCAGCATGCCGTCCTCGTTGAGGAGCATGATGGAGAAGTCGGGGATGTGCAGCCGCTCCACCACCATGCGGGTGATGCGCGACAGCAGCTCGTCCAGCTCCAGCGTGGTGTTGAGCGAGCGCGCCACGTCGAACAGCAGCGACAGCTCCCGCAGGCGCTCCTCCAGCTCGTCCTTCAGCGCCAGCTTCTCCTTCACCAGCTCCAGGTCGCGGTGCGTGTCGATCTCCTCCACCTTCATGGAGGTCAGCCGCGCGAGCATCTGGTTGAAGGCCGCGCCCAGCCGCGAAATCTCATCCGTGCCCCGGGCGTCCGCGCGCACCAGCAGGTCCCCGGACTCCGCGCGCCCCATGGCCTCGCTCAGCCGCTTGAGCGGACGCGTGAGCACGAAGCGCAGGCTCAGCCAGGTGACGAGCGCCAGGATGACGACGAAGAGCACCATCGCCCCCAGCGCGTCCCGGAACACCGTCTGCAACTGACGGTGCAGCGCGGGCTCGCCCAGGCGCACCTGCAGCACGCCCATGCGCTGCGCGGCCTCGCCGGTGTGACAGCCGGAGCACTCGGGGCCGCCCAGGGGACGCACCACCTCCGTGCCGCGCTCGCTGGAGCGCGCCGTCTCCGGCCCCGCCGCCGACAGCCGCGAGGCCTCCGGGTGCGGGTGGCCCTGCTCGGCCGGACGCCGGCTCCAGCGGATGCGCCCCTCCGGCGTCAGCACCCGCAGGTCCTCCACCGAACGGAACAGCCGCGTGTCCGACGCCAGC contains the following coding sequences:
- a CDS encoding GGDEF domain-containing protein, with translation MALGSETIGRKLLWSIGLPGLVVALLGVGHFSREARQAVREGTHLEALALAEFVASTFTLPQAPGAAPHGAVAEVLASDTRLFRSVEDLRVLTPEGRIRWSRRPAEQGHPHPEASRLSAAGPETARSSERGTEVVRPLGGPECSGCHTGEAAQRMGVLQVRLGEPALHRQLQTVFRDALGAMVLFVVILALVTWLSLRFVLTRPLKRLSEAMGRAESGDLLVRADARGTDEISRLGAAFNQMLARLTSMKVEEIDTHRDLELVKEKLALKDELEERLRELSLLFDVARSLNTTLELDELLSRITRMVVERLHIPDFSIMLLNEDGMLEVKHAWPQGRGLEGHTFAVGEGACGRAAQTRKAVYLPDLTDGTSIFARRGLRGGSEQGSLLAVPMVHAETLLGVINFQRPETACFAAEEIELFTAVADQAATAVTNARLHAETVKLTLTDALTGVPNRRHLFQRLDLELARAQRFGVPLALLMVDVDHFKRLNDLAGHRAGDETLRRVSEVLRTRARKVDTLGRYGGEEFVLLLPQVSKSTAFEVAETLRRAVAESGTLGRPGLPGNHVTVSIGVAHFPTDANSQEALVDCADSALYCSKRTGRNRVTTFEPGMEMHPGRERSITAPPTDAPTTPPAPSGIAKA
- a CDS encoding SGNH/GDSL hydrolase family protein — protein: MSVNYVSLGDSTAVGVGASQGGGYPDRLASRLRQAGLPVGHTNLGQSGARVRDVVNSALKRVVALQPTLITLGVGTNDLWRGTEVAEYQDDLDRIARRLKQTGASMVVVNLADMALAPIAKLVPSALYEGRIEPFNEAIATVARAHGLHLVDLYTASRELIPRRRDFFSSDGFHPSAEGYEEWADLMLPTVRTLIQR